The following proteins are encoded in a genomic region of Bernardetia sp. MNP-M8:
- a CDS encoding CAP domain-containing protein, with amino-acid sequence MRKPFLFVVFVFFIGFFGISKNSFAQCDEFKKWIPEWKEQKYSSANTAQYADYLNDEEKQFYYFLNLMRLNPPLFAETFLDKCTDWNSTNSLGYVVMFGKDTKTLASELKRLRPLPVISPMREECILAACYNKEEKCENFQVSGTSSSMYYENTGMRLLMSILKSQSNSQAKQILLSNKTDYFGISILPTLKKGETSARLTKFDKKVLEIKENQSGDEIIEDYTENVNESNETLGIKPYQKEFQEVVPEWKNAKYTIAYTAQSTDYLTENEKLVYYYLNLARLNPPLFAETFLVKYKKWNSYENLSLSDYYTGSLYKTMKNMKAVGVLSPQKDLFESARCHAISSGKKGYVGHTRLPNSGCKSKFAGECCSYGQFDALEIVMQLLVDSGVPSLGHRKICLSGSYKTLGVSVQPHKTYRFNSVLDFGR; translated from the coding sequence ATGAGAAAACCATTTTTATTTGTAGTATTTGTGTTTTTTATAGGATTTTTTGGGATTTCTAAAAATTCTTTTGCCCAATGTGACGAGTTCAAAAAATGGATTCCTGAATGGAAAGAGCAAAAATACAGTTCAGCCAATACAGCACAATATGCAGATTACTTGAACGATGAAGAAAAACAATTTTATTATTTTTTGAATCTGATGCGTCTAAATCCACCACTTTTTGCTGAAACTTTTTTAGACAAATGTACAGATTGGAATAGCACAAACTCACTCGGTTATGTAGTAATGTTTGGAAAAGATACAAAGACATTGGCTAGTGAACTCAAAAGATTGCGTCCACTTCCTGTTATTTCTCCGATGAGAGAAGAATGTATTTTGGCGGCATGTTATAATAAAGAGGAAAAATGTGAAAACTTCCAAGTAAGTGGAACTTCTTCTTCTATGTATTATGAAAATACAGGAATGCGATTGTTGATGTCAATTTTGAAATCTCAGTCCAATAGTCAAGCAAAACAGATTTTACTTTCTAATAAAACAGATTATTTTGGAATTTCTATTCTTCCTACACTAAAAAAAGGTGAAACTTCTGCTCGTTTGACAAAATTTGATAAAAAAGTATTAGAAATAAAAGAAAATCAAAGTGGCGATGAAATTATAGAAGATTACACAGAAAATGTAAATGAATCAAATGAGACTCTAGGAATAAAACCTTACCAAAAAGAGTTTCAAGAAGTAGTCCCAGAATGGAAAAATGCAAAGTATACTATAGCCTACACAGCTCAAAGTACAGATTATCTAACCGAAAATGAAAAGTTAGTTTATTATTATCTCAATTTAGCTCGTCTTAATCCTCCTCTTTTTGCAGAAACTTTTTTGGTGAAATATAAAAAGTGGAACTCGTATGAAAATTTGAGTTTATCAGATTATTATACAGGGTCACTTTACAAAACAATGAAAAACATGAAAGCTGTGGGCGTACTTTCTCCTCAAAAAGATTTATTTGAAAGTGCAAGATGTCACGCTATTTCTTCAGGAAAAAAAGGATATGTTGGACATACACGTCTTCCAAACTCGGGTTGTAAATCAAAATTTGCTGGCGAATGTTGCTCGTACGGACAATTTGATGCACTTGAAATTGTAATGCAATTACTCGTCGATTCAGGTGTGCCGAGTTTGGGACATAGAAAAATTTGCTTGAGTGGAAGTTACAAAACATTAGGTGTTTCGGTGCAACCTCACAAAACCTATCGTTTTAATAGTGTTTTAGACTTTGGGAGATAA
- the tyrS gene encoding tyrosine--tRNA ligase: MEKQIPNLIEELRWRGMLQDSTPDTEKHLLENKISGYIGFDPTADSLHIGNLATIMLLVHLQRAGHTPYALVGGATGMVGDPSGKSAERNLLDEKTLRHNEKCIGEQLQKFLDFEGENAAVLVNNYDWFKNFSFLEVLRDVGKHLSVNYMMAKDSVKTRLETGISFTEFSYQLLQAYDFYHLYKNHGVKLQMGGSDQWGNITSGTELIRRISNAESNNNDDTREHAFAVTCPLVTKADGTKFGKSESGNVWLDPNLTSPYKFYQFWLNADDDVAPRLIRVFTLLDKETIESLEIEHNKDKGQRILQKALAEDVTVRVHGQEAYENAVEASGILFSKDVLKKLQQTDEKTLLEIFEDVPQIHISLDEYHQAENVTELLSTIAKDEIFASKSEAKKMIKGGGVSINKAKIADPVMEVDFALLQDKYLLVQRGKKNYYLICVNK; encoded by the coding sequence ATGGAAAAACAAATACCCAACCTTATAGAAGAACTTCGCTGGCGTGGCATGTTACAAGACAGCACCCCAGACACAGAAAAACATTTGCTTGAAAACAAAATTTCAGGCTACATTGGTTTTGACCCTACTGCTGATTCGTTGCATATCGGCAACTTAGCGACAATAATGCTTTTGGTTCACTTACAGCGTGCAGGACATACACCTTATGCGCTCGTTGGTGGGGCAACAGGAATGGTAGGCGACCCTTCAGGAAAATCTGCTGAACGTAATCTTTTAGATGAAAAAACACTTCGTCATAATGAAAAATGTATTGGCGAACAACTTCAAAAATTCTTAGATTTTGAAGGAGAAAATGCAGCCGTTTTAGTAAATAATTACGACTGGTTTAAAAACTTTAGCTTTTTAGAGGTTTTGAGAGATGTCGGAAAGCATTTGTCGGTCAATTATATGATGGCAAAAGATTCTGTCAAAACACGCCTTGAAACAGGAATTTCATTTACAGAATTTTCTTACCAATTACTCCAAGCCTACGATTTTTATCATTTGTATAAAAACCATGGGGTCAAACTTCAAATGGGAGGTTCTGACCAATGGGGAAATATTACTTCAGGAACAGAATTAATCAGAAGAATAAGTAATGCCGAAAGTAATAATAATGACGATACTAGAGAACACGCTTTTGCAGTTACTTGTCCGTTAGTTACAAAAGCAGATGGAACAAAATTTGGGAAGTCTGAAAGTGGAAATGTTTGGCTTGATCCAAATCTTACTTCACCTTACAAATTTTACCAGTTTTGGCTCAATGCAGATGATGATGTTGCACCTCGTTTGATTCGTGTCTTTACTCTTTTAGATAAAGAAACTATTGAAAGTCTAGAAATCGAACATAATAAAGATAAAGGACAAAGAATTCTTCAAAAAGCTCTTGCTGAAGATGTAACTGTACGAGTTCACGGTCAAGAAGCCTATGAAAATGCTGTTGAGGCATCAGGAATTTTGTTTTCAAAAGATGTCTTAAAAAAGTTGCAACAAACTGATGAAAAAACACTTTTAGAAATATTTGAAGATGTACCACAAATTCATATTTCTTTAGATGAATATCATCAAGCTGAAAATGTAACTGAACTTCTATCAACTATCGCTAAAGATGAAATTTTTGCATCAAAAAGTGAAGCAAAGAAAATGATAAAGGGAGGAGGAGTAAGCATTAATAAAGCCAAAATTGCTGACCCAGTAATGGAAGTTGATTTTGCTCTTTTACAAGATAAATACTTACTTGTTCAGCGAGGAAAGAAAAATTATTATTTGATTTGTGTAAATAAGTAA
- a CDS encoding TIR domain-containing protein — MICNTHQCKVPTPMSEKITQLKKQVEAGKFQELFDYLNLYFEENPYNQYSTIKMNILHQINMGFAPNPMQVQGLQIFLNSSKIKEVVPIIEQNHKTTPQKTTETMAYGTEKEIEGIRKAIDLILEKKEFLQEELGIASGNQKFALKKQLQKEEIDLENYRQKIQKLREENPSNSELNDLDAKTQKAQEEMKDSLKEEKKTSVFISYNHKDKELANRVKDFLRKQEIDVTIDSEAMKSGEDIKTFIEKCVRENDITLSLVSENSLLSAWVAMESVLTFAGEKLADKKFIAVYEDDSFFGRSFVRESMKVVRKELQEIDEEIDECRKENIGIEHLQDERTRYRKLETNLAEIVGRLKNSLCRKISKNNFETGMQKVCDDIK; from the coding sequence ATGATTTGTAATACTCATCAATGTAAAGTTCCAACACCTATGTCAGAAAAAATAACACAACTAAAAAAACAAGTTGAAGCAGGAAAGTTTCAAGAATTATTTGATTATTTGAATTTGTATTTTGAAGAAAATCCGTATAATCAATATTCTACTATCAAAATGAATATTTTGCATCAAATAAATATGGGATTTGCGCCTAATCCTATGCAAGTTCAAGGATTACAAATATTTTTGAATAGCTCTAAAATTAAAGAAGTTGTTCCAATTATTGAACAAAATCATAAAACTACACCTCAAAAAACTACTGAAACTATGGCTTATGGAACAGAAAAAGAAATTGAAGGAATCAGAAAAGCGATTGATTTGATTTTAGAAAAAAAGGAGTTTTTACAAGAAGAATTAGGAATAGCAAGTGGAAATCAAAAATTTGCATTAAAAAAGCAATTACAAAAAGAGGAAATAGATTTAGAAAATTATCGTCAGAAAATCCAAAAATTAAGAGAAGAGAATCCTTCTAATTCAGAATTGAACGATTTAGATGCAAAAACTCAAAAAGCACAAGAGGAAATGAAAGATAGTTTGAAGGAAGAAAAGAAAACCTCTGTCTTTATTTCCTACAATCACAAAGACAAGGAATTAGCCAATAGAGTAAAAGACTTTTTGAGAAAACAAGAAATTGATGTTACCATAGATTCAGAAGCAATGAAATCAGGTGAAGACATAAAAACATTTATTGAAAAATGTGTGCGAGAAAATGATATTACGCTTTCTTTGGTTTCAGAAAATAGCTTACTTTCTGCGTGGGTAGCGATGGAAAGTGTGCTTACTTTTGCAGGAGAAAAATTAGCTGATAAAAAATTTATTGCTGTTTATGAAGATGATTCTTTCTTCGGACGTTCGTTTGTTAGAGAAAGTATGAAAGTAGTTAGAAAAGAACTACAAGAAATTGATGAAGAAATTGACGAATGTAGAAAAGAAAATATTGGAATCGAACATTTGCAAGATGAGCGTACTCGTTATAGAAAGCTAGAAACTAATTTAGCTGAAATAGTAGGACGTTTAAAAAATTCTCTTTGTAGAAAAATAAGTAAGAATAATTTTGAAACAGGAATGCAGAAAGTTTGTGATGATATAAAGTAA
- a CDS encoding peptidylprolyl isomerase: MNNFKIKFSTFLLLLGFCLISTTSFSQQVADKIIVKVDNYIILKSELELSYQNYLSSQEGKESPNAKCEILRQLLFNKVMYAKAEIDSVIVLDAQVESEASNRLSMMVERAGGDEKKLEEYLGKSLADIKEELLEPIKEQLTIQKMRSEITTDAKVTPSQVRKFYKSIPQDSLPFLPAEYEVAQMLVYAKVSKQEKDRVRKQLLDIRTRIKAGEDFAALAKEFSADLGSAAQGGNLGYRERGELVPEYEAASFALKPMEISEPIESEYGFHLIQLLERRGNLINTRHILIRPKPSAEDMVYTNHFVDSLRNLIIKDSLTFAKAVFEHSADRSSKNNGGRILSQQTGSSKLVAEDFDYNTYLILDTMKLKSVSQPLPFRSPDGKEAVRLLYFIDKTKPHQANLNDDYEKIYQAALNDERAKMLDEWFFTAIKELYIDIDEDYNKCNLIEGI, encoded by the coding sequence ATGAACAATTTCAAAATCAAATTTTCTACTTTTTTACTCTTATTGGGATTTTGTCTGATTTCTACAACTAGTTTTTCGCAACAAGTAGCAGACAAAATTATCGTTAAGGTAGATAATTATATCATTCTGAAATCAGAATTAGAACTTTCATATCAAAACTATTTAAGTTCTCAAGAGGGAAAAGAAAGTCCAAATGCAAAATGCGAAATCTTGCGTCAACTTCTTTTTAATAAAGTAATGTATGCTAAAGCAGAAATAGATTCTGTGATTGTCTTAGATGCACAAGTAGAAAGTGAAGCATCAAATCGTCTTTCTATGATGGTCGAACGTGCAGGTGGTGATGAGAAAAAACTAGAGGAGTATCTAGGCAAATCTTTAGCTGATATAAAAGAAGAGCTTTTAGAACCTATCAAAGAACAGCTAACTATTCAAAAAATGCGCTCTGAAATAACAACAGATGCAAAAGTAACTCCTTCACAGGTTCGTAAATTTTATAAATCTATCCCTCAAGATAGTTTGCCATTTTTGCCAGCAGAATATGAAGTAGCTCAAATGCTAGTTTATGCAAAGGTAAGTAAGCAAGAAAAAGACAGAGTAAGAAAACAGCTTTTAGATATTCGTACACGTATCAAGGCAGGAGAAGATTTTGCAGCTCTAGCTAAAGAATTTTCTGCCGATTTGGGTTCGGCTGCTCAAGGTGGAAACTTAGGATACAGAGAACGTGGAGAACTTGTTCCTGAATATGAAGCAGCTTCTTTTGCTCTTAAACCAATGGAGATTTCAGAACCAATTGAATCAGAATATGGTTTTCACTTGATTCAACTTTTAGAAAGACGTGGAAACTTGATTAATACTCGTCATATTCTCATTCGTCCAAAACCGAGTGCTGAAGATATGGTTTATACCAATCATTTTGTTGATAGTCTTCGTAATTTGATTATAAAAGATAGTTTGACATTTGCAAAAGCTGTATTTGAGCATTCAGCTGATAGAAGTTCAAAAAATAATGGTGGACGTATTTTGAGTCAGCAAACAGGAAGCTCTAAACTAGTAGCTGAAGATTTTGATTATAATACATATTTGATTTTAGATACAATGAAATTAAAATCAGTTAGTCAGCCGTTGCCATTTAGAAGTCCTGACGGAAAAGAAGCTGTGCGTCTTTTGTATTTTATAGATAAAACAAAACCTCACCAAGCAAATTTGAATGATGATTATGAAAAAATCTATCAAGCAGCTTTAAATGACGAAAGGGCAAAAATGCTTGATGAGTGGTTCTTTACAGCCATAAAAGAACTTTATATCGATATTGATGAAGATTACAATAAATGTAATCTTATAGAGGGAATTTAA
- a CDS encoding peptidyl-prolyl cis-trans isomerase, which translates to MSDNRCRVIFSMKGNNFLIIFLFLTSFIFSCQEAETKEEITGTPVAQVGESYLFQEEITELLPPNYSQEDSTNIVKRYVDNWIERKLLLKEAESKSGIDQKELEERLEDYKYQLLVHAYKQNYVNEYLDTLVTEPQISTYYEENKANFELKQPIVKAYFVKVKLNTPQTQLDDLRKWMRSDLEPNSDETEKLKSYSYGFAASYFLQDDKWLPISELVANTPFDRNLLLQKNKFVESEDAAYYYFLKINDFKIQDQVSPLDYVKSQIISVILNKRKVELQKELETKVMDRAKENQDYKIFVVE; encoded by the coding sequence ATGAGTGATAATAGATGTAGAGTTATTTTCTCTATGAAAGGAAATAATTTTTTAATTATATTTTTATTTTTGACAAGTTTTATTTTTTCTTGTCAAGAAGCTGAAACAAAAGAAGAAATAACAGGAACTCCTGTGGCACAAGTAGGAGAGAGTTATCTATTTCAAGAAGAAATAACAGAACTTTTACCTCCTAATTATAGCCAAGAAGACAGCACAAATATTGTAAAAAGATATGTTGATAATTGGATAGAAAGAAAACTTTTACTCAAAGAAGCAGAATCTAAAAGTGGCATTGACCAAAAAGAATTAGAAGAACGATTAGAAGATTATAAATATCAACTCTTGGTTCATGCTTACAAACAAAACTATGTCAATGAATATTTGGATACACTTGTTACAGAGCCTCAAATAAGCACATATTATGAAGAAAACAAAGCAAATTTTGAATTGAAACAGCCTATTGTAAAAGCTTATTTTGTAAAAGTAAAATTAAATACACCTCAAACTCAATTAGATGATCTCCGTAAATGGATGCGTTCTGATTTAGAACCTAACTCAGACGAAACTGAGAAATTAAAATCATATAGCTATGGTTTTGCAGCAAGTTATTTTCTGCAAGACGATAAATGGTTACCTATTTCAGAGCTTGTTGCCAATACGCCTTTTGATAGAAATTTATTACTTCAAAAAAATAAATTTGTAGAAAGTGAAGACGCAGCCTATTATTATTTCTTAAAGATAAACGATTTCAAAATTCAAGACCAAGTTTCTCCATTAGACTATGTCAAAAGTCAAATTATTAGTGTGATTCTGAACAAAAGAAAAGTAGAGTTACAAAAGGAACTTGAAACAAAAGTAATGGACAGAGCAAAAGAAAATCAGGACTATAAAATTTTTGTGGTAGAATAA